A window of Babesia microti strain RI chromosome III, complete genome contains these coding sequences:
- a CDS encoding Protein tyrosine kinase (overlaps_old_locusTagID:BBM_III01395), whose amino-acid sequence MGTAESKLRSPNNTGRTAPKSSNRSMNKYGRSDRLIVKPGMFVQNHNSVFSENYKAIKLLGKGSFGEVLLCCNRSTGMQCAVKIISKGNVKRTSDRESLLREIELLKELDHPHIMKLFEFFEDRGYYYLVTEYYSGGELFDEISARKRFNEFDAAVIIKQVLNGINYMHKHNIVHRDLKPENLVLESKNDIKRIRIIDFGLSTHFDVDKKMKDRIGTAYYIAPEVLKGTYNEKCDIWSTGVILYILLCGYPPFNGPNENEIIKKVTAGKFSFSGQQWSRVSDGAKNLIEKMLTFNPYTRISADKALLHPWLCKHTKDDPTNLPLLENTIKNIRSFHYTHRLAQAALLYIGSKLMSKDETRDLTDIFKKMDKNGDGQIDRDELISGYKDYARLKRDVNFKEEMVEEYVDNILLQIDFNKNGFIDYSEFITVAANYSSLTSNDKLEEAFKLFDADKSGKISSKELSNVFGVSYLDPVVWKNILQQVDLNRDGEIDFIEFKAMLRKFR is encoded by the exons ATGGGTACTGCAGAATCTAAGCTTCGTAGTCCTAATAATACCGGACGTACTGCGCCTAAATCTAGCAATAGGTCTATGAACAAATATGGCAGGAGTGACCGACTAATAGTCAAGCCAGGGATGTTTGTTCAAAATCACAATTCAGTTTTTTCCGAGAATTACAAAGCCATAAAATTACTGGGTAAGGGCTCATTTGGGGAAGTTTTGCTCTGTTGCAATAGGTCTACTGGTATGCAATGCGCggtaaaaattatctcCAAAGGCAATGTAAAAAGGACTTCAGACCGCGAGTCGTTGCTAAGGGAGATAGAATTGCTTAAGGAGCTTGACCATCCGCatattatgaaattgtttgaatttttCGAGGATAGGGggtattattatttagtcaCCGAATACTACTCCGGTGGCGAATTGTTTGATGAGATATCAGCAAGGAAGAGATTTAACGAATTTGACGCTGCagttattattaaacaGGTGTTAAatggtataaattatatgcaCAAACACAATATCGTACATAGGGATTTGAAACCAGAGAATTTGGTTTTGGAGagtaaaaatgatattaaacGCATAAGAATCATTGACTTTGGACTCTCCACTCATTTTGACGTGGATAAAAAAATGAAGGATAGGATTGGAAC TGCATACTACATTGCCCCGGAAGTGCTTAAAGGCACGTACAATGAGAAATGTGATATATGGTCTACAGGTGTCATTTTGTACATTCTTCTTTGTG GATATCCACCTTTTAATGGCCccaatgaaaatgaaattattaaaaaagtAACTGCAGGGAAG tttaGCTTCAGTGGTCAGCAATGGAGCAGGGTTTCTGATGGCGCCAAGAATCTTATTGAGAAAATGCTTACATTTAACCCATATACTAGGATCTCTGCTGATAAG GCTTTACTTCACCCTTGGTTATGCAAGCACACAAAGGATGACCCTACCAATTTACCTCTACTCGAAAACACAATTAAAAACATTCGTAGCTTTCACTATACTCATAGGCTCGCTCAAGCTGCACTATTATACATAGGCTCTAAGTTAATGTCTAAAGATGAGACGAGAGATCTAACCGATATTTTTAAGAAAATGGACAAGAATGGGGATGGCCAAATAGATCGTGATGAATTGATTTCAGGGTATAAGGACTATGCCAGA ttgAAAAGagatgtaaattttaaGGAGGAAATGGTGGAGGAGTATGTAGATAATATTCTGCTCCAGATagattttaataaaaacgGTTTTATTGACTATTCAG aaTTCATCACTGTGGCCGCAAACTACAGCAGCCTGACATCTAATGATAAACTGGAAGAAGCATTTAAGTTGTTTGATGCGGATAAATCGGGTAAAATTTCTTCAAAGGAACTGTCCAACGTTTTTGGTGTTAGTTATCTTGATCCTGTTGTGTGGAAGAATATATTACAGCAAGTGGATTTGAATCGTGATGGTGAAATCGATTTCATCGAGTTCAAGGCTATGCTCAGAAAATTCCGTTAA
- a CDS encoding queuine tRNA-ribosyltransferase (overlaps_old_locusTagID:BBM_III01400) — protein MEGSSIPLAFNVVKKCSTSRARLGILKLPHGTVTTPIFMPVGTKGSLKGLTTEQISETGCKLMLCNTYHLANEPGGEMVDQAGGIHDFMNWSGNVLTDSGGFQMVSLSKICNISEEGVTFESVYRPGDKILLTPEESINIQNLIGADIIMALDDVVDIKETDHQRFVQATDRTTRWLDRCIAAHKKPDRQALFPIVQGGLSHELRIKSLTELKKRNMLGYAIGGLSGGEEKDKFWKIVNLCTSEEHGLPETKPRYLMGVGYPVDVVVCIALGVDMFDCVYPSRTARFYTALTRQGPKRLKNSRYKGYDGPIEIDCNCYTCKNYSIGAIRALIGKDIVSFRLITLHNIHFMIQLCRDAQYAIKNDIFAEFAVRFISNYLGNDDSYSNGVGGGEVDFSWVSDALGSVKINFNNNF, from the exons ATGGAAGGGTCGTCTATTCCTTTGGCATTTAATGTAGTCAAGAAATGCAGTACCTCTAGGGCCCGCTTGGGGATCCTAAAATTACCTCATGGTACTGTTACAACACCAATTTTCATGCCTGTTGGGACAAAGGGATCGTTAAAAGGCTTAACTACTGAGCAG ATCAGTGAAACTGGTTGTAAACTGATGCTTTGTAATACGTATCATCTGGCTAACGAACCAGGAGGGGAGATGGTTGACCAAGCAGGTGGAATCCATGACTTTATGAACTGGTCTGGTAATGTATTGACAGATTCTGGTGGATTCCAAATGGTTTCCCTCAGTAAGATATGTAACATTAGTGAGGAGGGTGTGACATTTGAGAGTGTGTACAGGCCTGGAGATAAGATTCTGCTTACGCCAGAAGAATCCATTAACATTCAG AACCTAATTGGCGCTGATATAATAATGGCACTAGACGACGTAGTCGATATCAAAGAGACTGATCATCAGAGATTTGTACAGGCAACAGACCGTACTACAAGATGGCTTGACCGCTGTATTGCTGCTCACAAAAAACCGGATAGGCAAGCATTATTCCCTATCGTACAGGGTGGGCTATCACATGAATTACGCATTAAATCCTTGACTGAACTTAAGAAAAGGAACATGCTTGGTTACGCCATAGGTGGTTTATCTGGTGGCGAAGAGAAggataaattttggaaaataGTCAACCTTTGTACTAGTGAAGAGCATGGACTGCCAGAAACAAAACCGCGCTATTTAATGGGTGTAGGTTATCCAGTAGATGTCGTTGTTTGTATTGCATTGGGGGTTGATATGTTTGACTGTGTATATCCGTCAAGAACTGCTAGGTTTTACACTGCCCTTACTAGGCAAG GGCCTAAGCGACTGAAGAATAGTAGATATAAAGGTTATGATGG GCCAATTGAGATAGATTGTAACTGTTATAcatgtaaaaattacagTATAGGCGCAATTCGAGCACTTATTGGCAAG GACATTGTGTCATTTCGTCTAATTACATTGCACAACATCCATTTTATGATTCAACTTTGCAGAGACGCCCAGTATGCcataaaaaatgatatttttgctGAATTTGCAGTTAGATTTATTAGTAACTACTTGGGAAATGATGACTCATATTCAAATGGTGTGGGTGGTGGTGAAGTAGATTTTTCCTGGGTTAGTGATGCACTGGGGTCagtgaaaataaatttcaataataatttttga
- a CDS encoding transcription initiation factor IIA subunit 1, putative (overlaps_old_locusTagID:BBM_III01420;~overlaps_old_locusTagID:BBM_III01425) encodes MGSGFDISELHMRIIQSTIEKCRKFHNPRILDAVKEHWIHRLKYRESCDPEQLQSVKRQLERDDQFSDDEFIDAEVKSVVVDPLPSKESIASNESLSDISDLDDAEPETDDIIIGLLDKVSRPSRKSVGTSLWRLAMKGGILKINGKEIPFGRLEGSFEFV; translated from the exons ATGGGCTCAGGATTCGACATTTCAGAACTGCACATGCGCATTATACAAA GCACGATTGAAAAGTGCAGAAAGTTCCACAATCCACGCATACTAGATGCAGTGAAGGAG CACTGGATACATCGGCTCAAATACAGGGAATCATGCGACCCGGAGCAATTGCAATCAGTAAAAAGGCAG ctTGAGAGAGATGACCAATTTAGCGACGATGAGTTCATAGATGCGGAGGTTAAATCGGTTGTAGTAGACCCTCTACCTAGTAAGG AATCTATAGCCTCAAATGAGAGTCTGAGTGACATTAGTGATTTGGACGATGCGGAACCGGAGACCGATGATATAATCATTGGATTGCTTGATAAG GTGTCTAGGCCCAGCAGAAAAAGTGTAGGAACGTCGCTATGGCGTCTGGCAATGAAGGGTGGTATATTGAAG ATAAATGGCAAGGAGATTCCGTTCGGTAGACTCGAAGGCTCCTTTGAATTCGTATAA
- a CDS encoding elongation factor EF-1 beta subunit (overlaps_old_locusTagID:BBM_III01425) → MSNPEPIVSRPKGWIPMGLATMCSDIIKAIDNDNLKPLDDRLKLCSFISGPLKPNEKDLEIFKMLKKAPAGKFLHACRWYNHIDALVKKGLLSDKKDEDFDPFGDDDSDEDDSLKKKQDQLNAKKNKKSEQAKSLLVIHIEPASQNTNLDHVLKLVKGIQMEGLTWGESSSKIPIAFGIEKLQVSCTIFDDLVSTDELLEMIEELGMSEEDKLKLQNEDEGDEDDDIGLVQSATIASFNKL, encoded by the exons ATGTCGAATCCTGAGCCCATAGTGTCTAGGCCTAAAGGTTGGATTCCTATGGGGTTAGCAACAATGTGTTCTGATATTATTAAGGcaattgataatgataatctCAAACCACTAGATGACAGGTTGAAACTTTGTTCATTCATATCCGGGCCATTAAAACCCAATGAGAAggatttggaaatatttaagATGCTGAAGAAGGCCCCTGCGGGAAAATTTTTGCACGCCTGCAGATGGTATAATCATATAGACGCATTGGTTAAGAAAGGGCTATTGTCGGATAAGAAAGACGAAGATTTTGATCCATTTG gtGATGATGATAGTGATGAGGACGATTCCCTCAAGAAAAAACAGGATCAATTGAATGCTAAGAAGAATAAGAAATCTGAACAGGCTAAATCCCTTCTGGTAATTCATATAGAGCCTGCTAGCCAAAACACTAATTTGGACCATGTACTCAAATTAGTGAAGGGCATCCAAATGGAAGGTTTGACTTGGGGAGAAAGTTCCAGCAAAATTCCTATTGCCTTTGGAATCGAAAAATTACAAGTTTCTTGCACTATCTTTGACGATCTAGTGTCTACTGATGAGTTGCTTGAAATGATAGAAGAATTGGGCATGAGTGAGGAAGATAAATTGAAGTTGCAAAACGAGGATGAAGGAGATgaggatgatgatattgGTTTAGTACAATCTGCCACTATAGCTTCCTTTAACAAGCTCTAA
- a CDS encoding cystein desulfurase (apicoplast) (overlaps_old_locusTagID:BBM_III01415), producing MHSSTALFNPLYLLITISQALCFNNEIRSQFPILNRPVTDKQRLVYLDNAAGAQVPAQTINVIKDYYELYNSNVFKSQHFIAQQTTQLYKQALDDIAMFIGAKADNLIITSGATQAIQIAASSISHNFNEGDEIILSNLEHSSNVIPWKILALKQKLNIKYAKIDKNGHVDVDKLLKLITGRTKLISLVYASSVLGTLLDTERIASICQQKKILFMLDGCQASPHLLIDVGILGCDLFVSSGHKIYGPTGVGFLYASTNIFGKLIYPFNQYQTSGVSPFSLVDFQGTPPIAQVLGLASSLNFLKQNLPQIIPYEAELREYLVEQLLMVPGLDVYMHDGKVPIVSFNIKNTSPIDISIYLDTLGIAIRAGQHCSPLSHNYLNVPATCRVSLAMYNDKSDIDRLVSGLKQFVSITAV from the exons ATGCACTCCAGTACAGCTTTGTTTAATCCGTTATATTTGCTCATCACAATTTCTCAAGCACTATGTTtcaataatgaaataaGGAGCCAATTTCCTATACTGAATAGACCTGTAACTGATAAGCAAAGACTAGTGTACCTTGACAATGCTGCAGGGGCACAAGTGCCAGCTCAAACTATAAAT GTTATAAAGGATTATTATGAACTGTACAATTCGAACGTCTTCAAGTCTCAGCACTTCATAGCGCAGCAGACGACACAA CTATACAAACAAGCATTGGATGATATTGCTATGTTTATTGGTGCAAAAGCtgataatttaatcatCACTTCAGGAGCAACTCAAGCAATTCAAATCGCTGCCTCCAGCATATCTCATAATTTTAACGAGGgagatgaaattatattgtcCAATCTTGAACACTCAAGTAACGTAATACCGTGGAAGATATTGGCCCttaaacaaaaattgaatataaaatacgcgaaaattgacaaaaatgGTCATGTAGAcgttgataaattgttgaaattaATCACTGGCagaacaaaattaatatccCTCGTATACGCAAGTTCCGTGTTGGGTACACTACTTGATACGGAAAGGATTGCATCTATTTGCCAGCAAAAAAAGATACTTTTTATGCTAGATGGCTGTCAAGCCTCGCCTCACCTTCTA attgaTGTAGGCATTCTTGGTTGCGATCTATTTGTATCATCTGGGCATAAGATTTATGGGCCGACTGGTGTCGGCTTTTTATATGCCTCtactaatatatttggcaaattgATATACCCCTTCAATCAATATCAGACGAGTGGAGTTAGTCCATTCAGTTTGGTCGATTTTCAAGGTACTCCGCCCATAGCACAGGTTCTAGGCTTGGCTAGTTCTCTCAACTTTTTGAAACAAAATCTGCCACAA atTATCCCCTATGAGGCGGAACTTCGTGAATATTTGGTTGAGCAATTGTTAATGGTACCGGGACTAGACGTGTATATGCATGATGGAAAGGTGCCAATAGTgtcatttaatataaagAATACCTCACCCATTGACATTTCTATATATTTGGATACTCTAGGAATTGCTATTCGAGCTGGGCAACATTGTTCTCCCCTTTCTCATAACTACCTAAACGTTCCCGCCACCTGCCGTGTTTCACTAGCCATGTACAACGATAAAAGTGACATTGATCGATTAGTCAGTGGTTTGAAGCAATTTGTCAGCATTACGGCCGTTTGA
- a CDS encoding hypothetical protein (overlaps_old_locusTagID:BBM_III01410), producing the protein MKLLSLCSYEYVIGYRYRLGRKNFPNLTKKVVAEPIKYVSSWQWLKLTCNGKFIRRQKDLSKFFKRIMRAYSNRVNPIRVRNKTKYLVVNCRDVPQILRWGVRFLSNLDEVNIQSLSNCLLRLKLFDNPLYKFTCKTALSVAYNMEYSRLLSIILSLSKLRSIYQGYDNEYLHPLVICASERLIKEEVTGNHLGLLCQALYYCKLFSQDFMKLILPISDQFLSNDGLTPENINSIYGYISLYPQSHNYICKPRVIFMSYISKSMVDAKNILKFLKINHNRNIQLLKRISITVLSASIDELSTSELLDLMVLYTNCDNSSIGVLIAVTNRLDWLIDNIKPEQLTNLLYYICKLYVIDTEYLMFKRHLQLALSRAISNIYNGRLDITVIVRYIDVFNRVGGDSKFICNTRKTIGNLMKHMH; encoded by the exons ATGAagttattatcattatgtTCCTATGAGTACGTGATTGGGTACAGGTATAGATTGGGTAGGAAAAACTTTCCAAATCTGACTAAAAAAGTAGTAGCAGAGCctataaaatatgtttCTAGTTGGCAGTGGTTAAAATTGACATGtaatggcaaatttattagGAGGCAAAAAGATCTCAGTAAGTTTTTCAAGCGCATCATGAGGGCATACAGTAATCGCGTGAATCCAATAAGGGTACGCAACAAAACTAAGTATTTGGTTGTAAATTGTCGTGATGTACCTCAAATTCTCCGTTGGGGTGTGAGATTTTTAAGTAATTTGGACGAGGTAAACATACAATCTTTGTCCAATTGCCTACTGCGACTAAAGTTATTTGACAATCCCCTCTATAAATTCACATGTAAAACAGCCCTATCAGTCGCTTACAACATGGAATACAGTCGCTTGTTATCCATCATTCTATCACTATCTAAGTTACGATCCATATACCAGGGCTATGATAATGAGTACCTACATCCCTTGGTTATTTGTGCCTCTGAAAGGTTAATAAAGGAAGAAGTGACTGGAAACCACTTGGGCCTACTTTGCCAAGCGCtttattattgtaaattattttcccaagattttatgaaattaattttgcCAATCAGTGACCAATTTTTAAGTAACGATGGGTTAACACcggaaaatattaattctATTTATGGATATATATCACTTTACCCCCAAAGccataattatatatgtaagCCTAGGGTTATATTCATGAGTtatatttcaaaatctATGGTGGATGCTAAAaacattttgaaatttttaaagATTAACCATAACAGAAATATTCAACTACTAAAAAG GATTTCAATTACTGTACTTTCAGCTAGTATTGATGAGTTATCAACTAGTGAGCTTTTGGATCTGATGGTACTATACACAAACTGTGATAATTCATCGATTGGGGTGTTAATTGCGGTGACCAATAGATTGGATTGGCTGATTGACAACATAAAACCTGAACAATTGACCAATTTGCTTTACtatatatgcaaattgTACGTTATAGATACTGAATATCTGATGTTCAAACGGCATTTGCAATTGGCACTATCAAGAGCCATAtctaatatttacaatggGAGATTAGATATTACCGTCATTGTTAGGTACATTGACGTGTTTAATCGAGTAGGAGGGGatagtaaatttatttgcaaCACTAGAAAAACAATAGGTAATCTGATGAAACATATGCATTga
- a CDS encoding hypothetical protein (overlaps_old_locusTagID:BBM_III01390), whose amino-acid sequence MWYMYVLILPLVKAVPLDDECYKSSVESFEGITVDDYGYFHQVVLKCLGKDANVEVSDFMNCVISHNKCNVDWHSLVNWRYCVCDTFLNAVSDCVTKWIIDGHIGDLDCISKLFNDGSKCLLKQKIY is encoded by the exons ATGTGGTATATGTACGTGCTGATTCTACCCCTGGTAAAAGCCGTACCACTGGATGATGAATGCTATAAGTCATCCGTAGAATCATTTGAAGGTATTACTGTTGATGATTACGGATACTTTCATCAGGTAGTTCTCAAATGTTTGGGAAAGGATGCTAATGTCGAAGTTAGTGACTTCATGAATTGCGTAATTAGCCACAACAAGTGCAACGTGGATTGGCATAGTTTGGTTAACTGGAGATACTGCGTTTGTGACACTTTCCTTAATGCTGTAAGTGACTGTGTCACTAAATGGATTATTGATGGTCACATAGGCGATTTAGAC TGCAtaagtaaattatttaatgatgGCTCCAAGTGTTTATTAAAGCAAAAGATATACTGA
- a CDS encoding translation initiation factor eIF-3 subunit 2 (overlaps_old_locusTagID:BBM_III01405) produces MKPLILHGHKRPLTCVKINRDGDLLLTAAKDGVLRLWRVSDGEPLGVYNCQRAVVWSCDVTHDSRFIIAASGDSRIFVFQLQNGRLIAEIKEEGPCKFVEWKQHPLKQNKFVLAHDDFGETVNMSIKVYKLNLVTNELGQGELIPQIVWTQRNYSSRCNQCHWGPLDKEIITSHEDGTINIWNSETGEHFKTIQAHKMAVTCLSFGKKRLLMLTCSSDQFAKLWDTLNYECIKTYETDRPLNACDISPLFQLDGLSGKNHIILGGGQSAEDVTTTTASEGKFQVLIYHIIHQEELGSVKGHFGPINALAFLSDGSGYVSGGEDGYVRIYNFDDEYFTDKF; encoded by the exons ATGAAACCTCTGATTCTACATGGGCACAAAAGGCCTCTAACatgtgtaaaaatcaaCAGAGATGGAGATTTACTGTTAACAGCCGCTAAG GATGGTGTTCTGCGTTTGTGGAGAGTGTCTGATGGTGAACCGTTGG GGGTATATAACTGCCAAAGAGCTGTGGTTTGGTCCTGCGATGTAACACATGATTCTCGCTTTATCATCGCAGCCTCTGGAGACTCGAGAATATTCGTCTTCCAATTGCAGAACGGGCGTCTAATCGCAGAGATCAAAGAGGAAGGTCCTTGCAA GTTCGTTGAATGGAAACAGCATCCACTAAAgcaaaataaatttgtgttGGCCCATGACGACTTTGGGGAAACAGTTAACATGTCAATCAAGGTGTACAAACTAAATCTTGTTACAAATGAATTGGGGCAGGGGGAGTTGATTCCCCAAATAGTTTGGACCCAACGAAACTATTCAAGCCGTTGTAACCAGTGCCATTGGGGGCCGTTGGATAAAGAGATAATTACTTCTCATGAAGATGGCACTATAAAC aTTTGGAATTCAGAGACAGGGGAGCACTTTAAAACGATCCAGGCACACAAAATGGCCGTCACATGCCTTTCCTTCGGCAAAAAACGACTCCTCATGCTTACTTGTTCCTCAGATCAGTTTGCAAAATTATGGGATACCCTAAACTATGAATGCATCAAA ACATATGAAACGGATAGACCTCTTAATGCCTGTGACATATCCCCATTATTTCAATTAGATGGACTAAGTGGGAAGAATCACATAATTTTGGGCGGTGGTCAAAGTGCTGAAGACGTCACCACAACCACTGCCTCTGAGGGCAAATTTCAAGTGCTGATTTACCACATAATCCATCAGGAGGAATTGGGCTCCGTTAAGGGGCATTTTGGTCCTATTAACGCCTTGGCATTTTTATCAGACGGCTCTGGATATGTCAGCGGAGGGGAGGATGGGTATGTGAGGATTTATAACTTTGACGATGAATACTTTACTGATAAATTTTAg
- a CDS encoding conserved Plasmodium membrane protein, unknown function (overlaps_old_locusTagID:BBM_III01385;~overlaps_old_locusTagID:BBM_III01390), with product MLYILILTLFSLVRISHCNIMLTEPHPPIDFHTVPRRNLKMQGPKLDSSMERGPINKKLSQIIPKCAHLKCIYSLAGVYGSQAFFTTASFCSIAGMIQYLQYFLNISCNEPLSFLFGLVTILLGGICSHKLAELITYRALAKLGDRYKTIGFTRLLVYPNQNHLLDSQMINKGKNKHLVSIRPTRSEIIGCSISTLIAFYSFGGNLYSFSPSSLSNPGAFSVLKIASLANGPKYASAKQKGSVQVVGKLYGCHTCGNRKASMYISDHQPPNAIVSKYNEQFFPKVLHKIGLTWSPPQQYFYPHCKNCSQAQAQAMQTQRRVLITHATELRGYHLCAISYLFSRALLQTRWHLLFHN from the exons ATGTTATACATATTGATCCTCACCCTCTTCTCGCTAGTGCGAATCTCCCATTGCAATATAATGCTCACTGAGCCACACCCACCCATAGACTTTCATACTGTACCGCGTAGAAATCTTAAAATGCAAGGGCCCAAACTAGATTCCTCTATGGAAAGAGGACCtattaacaaaaaattatcacagaTAATTCCAAAATGTGCACATTTGAAGTGTATCTATTCACTGGCCGGTGTCTATGGATCACAAGCATTCTTTACCACTGCCTCATTCTGTTCCATAGCAGGAATGATACAGTATCTTCAGTACTTTCTCAATATCTCATGCAATGAACCATTATCCTTTTTATTTGGTCTAGTAACTATACTACTTGGAGGAATATGCTCTCATAAACTGGCAGAACTTATCACGTACCGGGCGTTGGCCAAACTTGGTGATAGGTATAAGACCATAGGGTTCACCAGACTACTTGTCTATCCTAATCAAAACCATTTGTTAGATAGtcaaatgataaataaaG GAAAAAACAAACATTTAGTGTCCATTAGACCCACTAGGAGCGAAATAATTGGGTGCTCGATTTCAACCCTTATCGCATTTTATTCATTTGGCGGAAA TTTATACTCTTTCTCTCCCAGTTCATTATCTAATCCTGGCGCATTTTCAGTTCTAAAAATTGCTAGTTTGGCTAATGGACCTAAATATGCCTCTGCTAAGCAAAAAGGGAGCGTCCAGGTTGTGGGCAAGTTGTACGGTTGTCATACTTGTGGCAATCGTAAAGCATCTATGTATATCTCGGACCACCAACCACCCAATGCAATAGTTTCCAAGTACaatgaacaatttttcCCTAAGGTTTTGCACAAGATTGGCCTCACTTGGTCCCCACCGCAGCAATATTTCTATCCACactgcaaaaattgcagCCAGGCACAGGCACAAGCCATGCAGACACAACG GCGCGTACTGATTACACATGCAACAGAACTGCGCGGTTACCATTTGTGTGCCATTAGTTACCTATTTTCCCGAGCTTTACTACAAACTAGATGGCATCTATTATtccataattaa